GATCATAGTCGATTTCATAGAATTTGTTATCGTCGAACGCTATCACTACGGCATGAAACCGTTGCCCCAAGTCTTCGTCAAGATATACGTTCACGGTGGCGTAGAGTCCGCCGACGAAATCAACCGTTTGGAAATTTTCGGTCGGCGTAAAGTCATCGGGGATTCGCAGCAGCACTTCGTCTCGCATCTCGAATTGTTCGTGTTGTCCGAGCCTGCCCTCGGCAATGCCGTTAGCGCGAACATATCGCCAAAAACCCTCAATATTGCCGCCTGCAGAGAGCATTCGCATAGGGGGGATATCTATGATAGCGGCCGCTATGGGCGCGGCCAGCCTGTCCGACAGGGAAGATAACGCCTTATAGTTTACAGTTTTTTTATCCACGACCGCGAGACGCTTTTCCATTTCCTCGTAGAGAATAGGCAGTGCCGAGATTTTGGTTACGCCGTTTTGCAGCATGGCCTGCAAGAAGTCATCCACAACGGCGCGCAATTCTGTTAGTGCGTCAACTTCTTCGTCAATCAAGCGAATTCGCTCAACAAATGTCTCAACAACGACACTCATGTCGGCGTTCTCATAGATACGCAAGATGTCTTTGATAGGAATCTCCATCTTACGCAGCACCATAATCTGCTGCAGCCGTGCCACATTCGCCTCGTCGTAGTAGCGGTATTTTTCAAATTCGGGACGATTCGAGGCAATCAGTCCGATTTGCTCGTAATACCGCAAGCTACGTGACGATATACCCAATTGATGCGTTAAATCAGTAATTTTTATCAGTTTCATAGCCGCAACTCCTCCACAAGAATAACCCGATTATATCACTTGACCTAACGTCAAAGTCAACAGTTGTTTTGAAAAATAATTAAACCCCACAAGATAGGGGGATGCAATGTCCCTATCTTGCGGGGCTTAAATTATATATTTCCACTTTACTCATACACACTCCACTCGTGCAGCGACTTGCCGTCCTTGTCCACCAAATTTGTCCAAGTGTTGTCGCCGCCGAATCGCAGAAAAATACCCAATTCATTCGGCGACGGGAAGGTAATATCTTGAGTCGTCACGCTGTCGGCAATCTTGTCTGCGTGGTCGGCGCGGAGTGTTTTGGCGAATTTTGCTGAGTAGTTTAACGTGCCGTCTTTATTGAGCTGCGGGTCAGGCGTCAGCTTAGCGCCGGCTTTGAGCAGCAATTCTTTTCGGCGTTGCCAAAAGACTTTTCCGTGACTGCCGCGATCGGTGAATGTAAACTCAATGCCGCTGAGATCGGCACTCCATTTGTGTTTGTCCATGACAGACCTCCCCTTAGCTAAACAAGTCAATAATGATGTCGATTATACCGAAAAAGATATCAATTGCCCGCTCACCCCAGCTTGGCCTATCGTCCTTTCCCTTATCGCGGCGGCGCGTTTCTTCGTTTCGCTTGCATTGGATCTCGCGGTCGTTGAGCGAATAATCCGGCATGGTTTTATCCTCCCTGCGATGGTTTTATCAGCGCGGCAAACTGCTTGACTTTTTCATTGTCGATGGTGTTTGTATACTCCGTTTGCTTCGTGACAACTTTCATGATGAACCGCTCCATCACACCGGCTTTTTGCGGGTCGAATATACCGCCTAAAAAGCTCACGACGTTTGCTGTTTGCAAAAGCGTTGGCGAGAAGTTTGCTTCAATGGCTTTTTGCTCTTCGTCGAATTGCAGCCCGGACAGAAATAGTCCGATTGTTTTGCCTTGCAGGCTGTCAGCGTTTTTTACGAGAAAGACTTTTGCCTCCTTGCGGACTGCTCCGGCATAGAGGGAACTGCCGATGATGACACAGTCAAATCCAGCCAAATCCGGCGCATTCCCTTGTTTCAAGTCATGAAGCGTTGCGCCGCCGATGTTGTCCGCGATACGTTGGGCGATGCCAAAAGTCGCGCCGTGCTTTGTGGCATAAAGAATCAATGCATTCATACGCTTGCTCCCGGTATAAGTGTTCTGCTTCTCAATCGGGGCGGATTGCTCCGCCCCGATTTTCTATTTACGTCTTATTCTTCCGTTTTGGCGTCTTCAATGACTTTTTGCTGCACATTGGCGGGAGCGTCTTCATAGCGTACAAAGGCAAAGGTAAAGCTACCGCGGCCTTGTGCCATGGAGCGTAGGTCGATGGCATAGCTGTGCATTTCGGCCATCGGCACTTCGGCTTCAATG
This region of Oscillospiraceae bacterium genomic DNA includes:
- a CDS encoding flavodoxin domain-containing protein, which encodes MNALILYATKHGATFGIAQRIADNIGGATLHDLKQGNAPDLAGFDCVIIGSSLYAGAVRKEAKVFLVKNADSLQGKTIGLFLSGLQFDEEQKAIEANFSPTLLQTANVVSFLGGIFDPQKAGVMERFIMKVVTKQTEYTNTIDNEKVKQFAALIKPSQGG